One stretch of Natronobacterium gregoryi SP2 DNA includes these proteins:
- a CDS encoding M48 family metallopeptidase has protein sequence MQRLRTTFGLWSRLALATVVATLAFGVLLVLEFAMATVMAGMMMILLPVLAVSLAVFAIVGALLVGSWLVLAVAYRRLHPSPLIAGRIAHDGMADAVEPVAYQLTHPDDFLRAFVRAGGRLLGILFLVVLTLGGGAAAIEASPRLTVERVAVAAGIATVIATTIAVVDAEIRDGATVERTLADRARVCEAERSGESASDDDSTVEDLQQRVDRLAAQTTVPSPTVRLGEARTPIAASVGYRPATSSIVVSRGLVERLSDRELEAVLAHELAHIVNRDAAVLTALSLPAAKAEPFLEDAPEPASLYVGQIGVFVSVAAVPIAVVTRLAVALVARYREYVADQAAIVITGDPAALASALETLDRDLVSRPSSDLREHRSTAAFSIVPPPWEEHRFFDRTRRFVSRTLLGTHPSTEKRVERLRARV, from the coding sequence GTGCAACGACTTCGAACGACGTTCGGCCTCTGGAGTCGGCTAGCGCTCGCAACTGTCGTCGCCACGCTTGCGTTCGGCGTGTTGCTGGTCCTCGAGTTCGCGATGGCGACCGTGATGGCGGGGATGATGATGATTCTGCTCCCAGTGCTCGCCGTCTCACTGGCTGTCTTCGCCATCGTCGGGGCGTTGCTCGTCGGCAGCTGGCTCGTCCTGGCGGTCGCCTACCGACGGTTGCACCCGTCGCCGCTGATCGCGGGTCGAATCGCCCACGACGGCATGGCCGACGCCGTAGAGCCGGTCGCCTACCAGCTCACCCATCCCGACGACTTCCTGCGAGCGTTCGTCAGAGCGGGAGGGAGGCTTCTTGGAATCCTCTTTCTCGTGGTGCTTACACTGGGAGGTGGGGCTGCCGCGATCGAGGCGAGCCCACGCCTCACGGTCGAACGGGTGGCCGTCGCCGCCGGAATCGCGACCGTGATCGCGACCACGATCGCCGTCGTCGACGCCGAGATCCGCGACGGGGCGACCGTCGAGCGAACGCTCGCCGACCGCGCCCGGGTGTGCGAGGCCGAGCGTAGCGGCGAATCGGCGTCGGACGACGACAGCACCGTCGAGGACCTCCAGCAGCGCGTCGATCGACTCGCGGCACAGACGACCGTCCCGTCCCCGACCGTTCGTCTCGGAGAAGCACGCACCCCGATCGCCGCATCGGTCGGCTACCGACCCGCGACGTCGTCGATCGTGGTCTCTCGCGGACTCGTCGAGCGACTCTCCGACCGCGAACTCGAGGCCGTACTCGCCCACGAACTCGCCCACATCGTGAACCGCGATGCAGCCGTGCTGACGGCACTTTCGCTGCCCGCTGCCAAGGCCGAACCGTTCCTCGAGGACGCCCCGGAGCCGGCGTCCCTCTACGTCGGACAGATCGGAGTGTTCGTCTCGGTCGCCGCGGTCCCGATTGCCGTGGTCACTCGCCTGGCCGTCGCACTCGTCGCCAGATACCGCGAATACGTGGCTGACCAGGCCGCTATCGTTATCACCGGCGATCCCGCCGCGCTCGCGAGCGCCCTCGAGACGCTGGACCGCGACCTCGTGTCTCGTCCCTCGAGCGATCTCCGCGAACACCGATCGACGGCAGCCTTCTCGATCGTCCCGCCGCCGTGGGAAGAACACCGGTTTTTCGACCGGACGCGGCGGTTCGTCAGCCGAACGCTCCTCGGAACGCATCCGTCGACGGAGAAGCGCGTCGAACGGCTTCGTGCTCGTGTTTGA
- a CDS encoding 2Fe-2S iron-sulfur cluster-binding protein — MTDYTVEFVGTGETITCSDKETILSRCLEEGIAQEYSCRVGMCLACSAEIVEGEVTQPAARAFTDEEAENYALTCMARPQSDLKLERGKYPPSIDDDVAAEAGGDVETGSPADD; from the coding sequence ATGACCGACTACACCGTCGAGTTCGTTGGAACGGGTGAGACGATCACCTGCTCGGACAAGGAGACGATCCTCAGCCGTTGTCTCGAGGAAGGTATCGCCCAGGAGTACTCCTGTCGCGTCGGGATGTGTCTGGCGTGTTCGGCCGAGATCGTCGAGGGTGAGGTGACCCAGCCTGCTGCCCGTGCGTTCACCGACGAAGAGGCCGAAAACTATGCGTTGACCTGTATGGCTCGCCCGCAGTCGGACCTGAAACTCGAGCGCGGAAAGTACCCGCCGAGCATCGACGACGACGTCGCAGCCGAGGCCGGTGGCGACGTCGAGACCGGGTCGCCAGCCGACGACTGA
- a CDS encoding D-aminoacyl-tRNA deacylase, producing the protein MSELAIVESRADNASVHVCDHLRELADWTERTDDERPDADGGGTYYRLDDVELRSFEDFHLELERPVDAFDCDPDLLVFASRHSGETGPLLTGHFTGNFGPAEFGGEDHAVAAAAPNALAELLGAFDEYAPEGYDVGMECTHHGPTDVGCPSLFAELGSDEEQWDDPAGAEAVARAILELRGVEPTRKKQVVGVGGNHYVPRFERVVRETSWAVGHVASKWALEAMGHPDAHHEVLDAAFEESSADIALVDGEWPVLEETLSELGYRLVSETWLREVGERPLAAVDAVESELGAVDDGVRFGECEATSVVVLALPAELVDTATGIDSGRVRDIVASHAVAFATENSGSRVGARIAVPESDLDGDTRPAPKAAIVDELATLLEEKYDAVEVGEDAVVAERTGFDPALAKEAGVPEGPKFGALANGEGVTVDGDSISPETVRRRQTDRFPIE; encoded by the coding sequence ATGAGCGAGTTGGCGATCGTCGAGAGCCGGGCCGACAACGCATCGGTCCACGTCTGCGATCACCTCCGAGAACTGGCCGACTGGACCGAGCGAACGGACGACGAGCGACCCGACGCCGACGGGGGCGGTACCTACTACCGTCTCGACGACGTCGAACTCCGCTCGTTCGAGGACTTCCACCTCGAACTCGAGCGGCCGGTCGACGCCTTCGACTGCGATCCCGACTTGCTCGTTTTCGCCTCCCGGCACTCGGGGGAGACGGGACCGCTCCTGACGGGCCACTTCACTGGTAACTTCGGCCCGGCTGAGTTCGGCGGCGAGGACCACGCCGTCGCCGCAGCCGCGCCGAACGCCCTCGCCGAGCTACTGGGGGCGTTCGACGAGTACGCGCCCGAGGGATACGACGTGGGCATGGAGTGTACCCACCACGGCCCGACCGACGTGGGCTGTCCCTCGCTGTTCGCTGAACTGGGCAGCGACGAGGAACAGTGGGACGACCCCGCGGGTGCCGAAGCCGTCGCCCGAGCAATCCTCGAGTTGCGGGGCGTCGAGCCAACCCGCAAGAAGCAGGTCGTCGGCGTCGGCGGCAACCACTACGTCCCCCGGTTCGAGCGCGTCGTCCGCGAGACATCCTGGGCAGTCGGCCACGTGGCTTCCAAGTGGGCACTCGAGGCGATGGGCCACCCGGACGCCCACCACGAGGTCCTCGACGCCGCGTTCGAGGAGAGCAGCGCCGACATCGCGCTGGTCGACGGCGAGTGGCCCGTGCTCGAGGAGACCCTGTCTGAGCTGGGCTACCGCCTCGTCAGCGAGACCTGGCTCCGCGAAGTCGGTGAGCGACCGCTCGCGGCAGTCGACGCGGTCGAGTCGGAACTGGGCGCGGTCGACGACGGCGTCCGGTTCGGCGAGTGCGAAGCGACGTCCGTCGTAGTACTCGCGTTACCGGCCGAACTCGTCGACACCGCAACGGGGATCGATTCGGGTCGTGTCAGGGACATCGTCGCCTCTCACGCGGTCGCGTTCGCCACCGAGAACAGCGGGAGTCGGGTCGGGGCTCGGATCGCGGTTCCCGAAAGCGACCTCGACGGAGACACTCGACCAGCACCGAAAGCGGCGATCGTCGACGAACTGGCCACGCTCCTCGAGGAGAAGTACGACGCGGTCGAGGTCGGTGAGGACGCCGTCGTCGCCGAACGGACGGGATTCGATCCGGCGCTGGCCAAGGAAGCTGGCGTCCCAGAAGGACCGAAGTTCGGCGCGCTCGCAAACGGCGAGGGAGTCACGGTCGACGGCGACTCTATCTCACCGGAGACGGTTCGAAGGAGACAGACCGATCGGTTCCCGATCGAATAG
- a CDS encoding amidohydrolase, producing MTADDLVELRRDLHRRPEPAWREFYTTARLVEELDSRFGDALDELHVGPDAIATDHRLAVPDDAELTHAFERARETGVDEDVLESLEGGYTGAVAVLEKGDGPTVGLRVDIDGLPRQESDDPDHEPVAEGFRSEHEGAMHACGHDAHATIGVGVLEAITESDFEGTLKVFFQPAEEVIGGGKSMAKSEHLVDVDYLLATHIGLDHPTGEIVAGVDGFLAVSHLEAEFTGEPAHAGGRPEQGRNAVQAMATAVQNLYAIPRNSDGPTRINAGIVEGGSAANVIPESASIMAEVRGETTELMEYMVDNAERVVESAAEMHDCEVEVELGAQAPSATSDQEIADVVEEVAGEVEGVENVLERDELGGSEDATFLMREVQQNGGLACYVGVGTDHPGGHHTATFDVDEPSIGHGVETLASAIERIACERP from the coding sequence ATGACCGCAGACGACCTCGTCGAACTGCGACGTGACCTGCACCGACGACCAGAGCCCGCCTGGCGAGAATTCTACACGACGGCCCGTCTCGTCGAGGAACTCGACTCCAGGTTCGGGGACGCCCTCGACGAACTCCACGTCGGACCGGACGCGATCGCGACCGACCATCGGCTCGCCGTCCCCGACGACGCCGAACTCACCCACGCCTTCGAGCGTGCCAGAGAGACTGGGGTCGACGAGGACGTCCTCGAGTCCCTCGAGGGCGGCTACACGGGTGCCGTCGCCGTCCTCGAGAAAGGCGACGGACCGACCGTCGGTCTGCGCGTCGACATCGACGGGCTCCCCCGCCAGGAGAGCGACGATCCGGACCACGAGCCGGTAGCCGAGGGCTTTCGCTCCGAACACGAGGGAGCGATGCACGCCTGCGGTCACGACGCCCACGCGACGATCGGCGTCGGCGTTCTCGAGGCGATCACAGAGAGTGACTTCGAGGGGACGCTGAAGGTGTTCTTCCAGCCCGCAGAGGAGGTTATCGGCGGCGGCAAGTCGATGGCGAAAAGCGAACACCTCGTTGACGTCGACTACCTGCTCGCGACTCACATCGGACTCGACCACCCGACCGGCGAGATCGTCGCCGGTGTCGACGGCTTCCTCGCGGTCTCGCACCTCGAGGCGGAGTTTACGGGCGAGCCAGCCCACGCTGGCGGCCGCCCCGAACAGGGACGTAACGCCGTCCAGGCGATGGCGACGGCGGTCCAGAACCTCTATGCGATTCCGCGAAACAGCGACGGCCCGACGCGGATCAACGCGGGGATCGTCGAGGGTGGTAGCGCCGCGAACGTCATCCCGGAGTCCGCCTCGATCATGGCCGAGGTGCGTGGCGAGACGACGGAACTGATGGAGTACATGGTCGACAACGCCGAGCGCGTGGTCGAGTCTGCTGCGGAGATGCACGACTGCGAGGTCGAGGTCGAACTCGGCGCACAGGCTCCGAGCGCCACCAGCGACCAGGAGATCGCCGATGTCGTCGAGGAAGTCGCCGGCGAGGTCGAGGGAGTCGAGAACGTCCTCGAGCGTGACGAACTCGGCGGGAGCGAGGACGCGACGTTCCTGATGCGCGAAGTTCAACAGAACGGTGGGCTGGCGTGTTATGTCGGCGTCGGCACGGACCATCCGGGCGGCCACCACACCGCGACCTTCGACGTCGACGAACCGAGTATCGGCCACGGTGTGGAGACGCTCGCCAGCGCGATCGAACGGATCGCCTGCGAGCGACCGTAA
- a CDS encoding M48 family metallopeptidase encodes MTVAAVLGLFLSILVVSVALLLVGLPIFGVLSYGTGALETVVPIPVAASLAVAVAVFSVVAVEVSLRAVREARDRRAPAGALAQGAVDLGSYVLVFSSLVVAVAALPSLSSVLPTPVFAFLVLLGAGYLLTIAYVWTAYLWVRSRNEEGTDERTEGGAWIVLGLVTVAYASSAWWTGFAALVPAALVWLVVAAVVAPGHVDRVRDVIERRAARAAEEEPVDPERVYGVADETRRLLARLERVPGPTLLVPALAVAFVLAVGWTATVVSVDALAVGLAVVGSIALVGGHVGGAVRNEFTGDIAVLRDLESRFDLESLERGRADDESPDSDTRRLLESTVTRLAGQANVPVPDVQVVDRETPAALTVGYRPSSSTIVVSRGLVASLDERELEAVLAHELAHVTNRDAAVLTALSVPGSVATLSRGRYGFNPVAEPFAMLVRAVSRWSVAFVARGREYAADEGAVAITGDAAALASALETVDHDLERRPRTDLRNGELAAAFSIVPPPWEEHRFFDRTRRFVARRIFGTHPPTETRISKLRARV; translated from the coding sequence ATGACGGTTGCGGCAGTTCTCGGTCTGTTCCTGTCGATTTTGGTCGTTTCCGTGGCTCTCTTGCTCGTCGGACTGCCGATCTTCGGCGTGCTCTCGTACGGGACCGGGGCGCTCGAGACAGTCGTCCCGATACCAGTCGCAGCCAGTCTCGCCGTCGCGGTCGCCGTGTTCTCCGTCGTTGCCGTCGAAGTATCGCTTCGAGCGGTCCGAGAGGCACGGGATCGTAGAGCCCCCGCAGGCGCACTCGCACAGGGGGCCGTCGATCTTGGCTCGTACGTGCTGGTGTTTTCGTCGCTCGTCGTGGCAGTGGCCGCGCTCCCCTCCCTATCGTCGGTGCTGCCGACCCCCGTGTTCGCGTTCCTGGTGTTGCTTGGAGCCGGTTACCTTCTGACGATCGCGTACGTCTGGACGGCCTACCTGTGGGTCCGGTCGCGAAACGAGGAGGGGACCGACGAACGCACCGAGGGCGGGGCCTGGATCGTGCTCGGACTGGTCACCGTCGCGTACGCCAGCAGTGCGTGGTGGACCGGTTTTGCCGCCCTCGTTCCGGCAGCGCTCGTCTGGCTGGTCGTCGCCGCAGTGGTCGCTCCCGGCCACGTCGATCGGGTCCGCGACGTCATCGAGCGACGCGCCGCGAGGGCCGCCGAGGAAGAGCCGGTCGATCCCGAGAGGGTGTACGGCGTCGCCGACGAAACACGACGGCTCCTCGCTCGCCTCGAGCGCGTTCCCGGTCCGACGCTGCTCGTCCCGGCGCTCGCCGTCGCTTTCGTCCTCGCCGTCGGCTGGACGGCGACGGTCGTCTCGGTCGACGCGCTCGCAGTCGGTCTCGCCGTCGTTGGGAGCATCGCCCTCGTCGGGGGTCACGTCGGCGGTGCCGTCCGCAACGAGTTCACGGGCGACATCGCCGTCCTCCGGGACCTCGAGTCGCGATTCGACCTCGAGTCACTCGAACGTGGCCGTGCCGACGACGAATCACCAGATTCCGACACCCGCCGGCTGCTCGAGTCGACGGTCACCCGGCTCGCAGGACAGGCAAACGTGCCCGTTCCGGACGTGCAGGTCGTCGACCGAGAGACTCCCGCCGCGCTCACTGTCGGCTATCGCCCGTCCTCGTCGACGATCGTGGTCTCGCGTGGGCTCGTAGCATCTCTGGACGAGCGAGAACTCGAGGCCGTCCTCGCTCACGAACTCGCCCACGTGACGAACCGCGACGCGGCGGTGCTGACGGCGCTGTCGGTTCCCGGGTCCGTCGCCACGCTTTCACGAGGCCGCTACGGCTTCAACCCCGTGGCCGAACCGTTCGCGATGCTCGTCCGCGCCGTCAGTCGCTGGTCTGTCGCGTTCGTCGCTCGGGGGCGCGAGTACGCGGCCGACGAGGGTGCCGTCGCGATCACTGGTGACGCGGCCGCGCTGGCCAGCGCACTCGAGACGGTAGATCACGATCTCGAGCGTCGACCGCGGACGGATCTCCGTAACGGCGAACTGGCCGCGGCGTTTTCCATCGTCCCGCCGCCGTGGGAGGAACACCGGTTTTTCGACCGCACACGACGGTTCGTCGCACGACGGATCTTCGGCACGCATCCGCCGACCGAGACGCGCATCTCGAAGTTGCGGGCTCGCGTCTGA
- a CDS encoding geranylgeranyl reductase family protein codes for MSTQEQSAAGTASTTHSPDVVVVGAGTAGCYAAATVAGEGYDAVVLERKSEEKAGHIACGDALKGASDFPEAIPKSQLEPAITNTEVDHGRFEIPQEDTVLEIPVPGELAVIDRWEYGKRLIEGADDAGAEFHYDTVVQTVTQDETGQVTGVEGMRAGEPVSYEANVVIDAAGALSVLQDEVDFSDSTFDTNVDYSHFCSAYREIVHVDDPVEWSDALVFKPTERAAGYLWYFPRTETEINAGLGFQMTEEPMQLVEDLKHDLENRDEFDDAEVDDKLGAALPTRRPYDSAVHPGYMAVGDAAGHVNPTTGGGIAGAAYAGKYAAERAIEGLETGDFSEETFWEYNELVMDHFGARYAALDVYNILSTAVDVDDLMGLLAAMPGDKLAEALYSGSTDIGTKLKFEALLKSRGHWGTIWNLYQTKRRADDLLEHYENYPSSPDELEAWQQRRDELMDAVYETTGADPKY; via the coding sequence ATGAGTACGCAGGAACAGTCGGCCGCCGGTACGGCGTCTACGACTCACTCTCCGGACGTCGTCGTCGTCGGTGCCGGCACGGCAGGATGTTACGCCGCAGCGACCGTCGCAGGCGAGGGGTACGACGCCGTCGTGCTCGAGCGCAAGTCCGAAGAGAAGGCAGGCCACATCGCCTGTGGCGACGCCCTGAAAGGAGCAAGCGACTTCCCCGAGGCGATTCCAAAGTCCCAACTCGAGCCCGCGATCACCAACACCGAGGTCGACCACGGCCGGTTCGAGATTCCACAGGAAGACACCGTTCTCGAGATTCCGGTGCCAGGTGAGCTCGCCGTTATCGACCGCTGGGAGTACGGCAAGCGTCTCATCGAGGGGGCAGACGATGCGGGAGCCGAGTTCCACTACGACACCGTCGTCCAGACGGTTACCCAAGACGAGACGGGACAGGTTACCGGCGTCGAAGGGATGCGCGCCGGTGAGCCGGTCAGCTACGAGGCCAACGTCGTCATCGACGCCGCAGGAGCACTCTCTGTCCTACAAGACGAGGTCGACTTCTCCGACTCTACTTTCGACACGAACGTCGACTACAGTCACTTCTGTTCGGCCTACCGCGAGATCGTCCACGTGGACGATCCCGTCGAGTGGTCGGACGCGCTCGTGTTCAAACCGACCGAACGCGCAGCGGGCTATCTCTGGTACTTCCCGCGAACCGAGACCGAGATCAACGCCGGCCTGGGGTTCCAGATGACCGAGGAACCGATGCAACTCGTCGAGGACCTCAAACACGACCTCGAGAACCGCGACGAGTTCGACGACGCCGAGGTCGACGACAAACTCGGTGCTGCCCTGCCCACCCGCCGGCCGTACGATTCGGCGGTCCACCCGGGCTACATGGCCGTCGGCGACGCCGCGGGTCACGTCAATCCCACCACCGGTGGCGGCATCGCCGGCGCAGCCTACGCCGGCAAGTACGCCGCCGAACGAGCGATCGAGGGGCTCGAGACCGGCGATTTCAGCGAGGAAACCTTCTGGGAGTACAACGAACTGGTGATGGACCACTTCGGCGCCCGCTACGCCGCACTCGACGTCTACAACATCCTCTCGACTGCCGTCGACGTCGACGACCTGATGGGACTGCTCGCCGCGATGCCCGGCGACAAACTCGCCGAGGCACTCTATTCGGGCAGCACGGACATCGGCACGAAGCTCAAATTCGAGGCGCTGCTCAAGAGCCGCGGCCACTGGGGGACCATCTGGAACCTCTACCAGACGAAACGGCGCGCGGACGACCTGCTCGAGCACTACGAGAACTACCCCTCGAGTCCCGACGAACTCGAGGCCTGGCAACAGCGGCGCGACGAGTTGATGGACGCGGTCTACGAGACGACCGGCGCCGATCCGAAGTACTAA
- a CDS encoding uS10/mL48 family ribosomal protein, with amino-acid sequence MTFVTRLTLQSGDRAALDGIVDDIKTTAERKGAELKGPHSHPPTDISVPQRCRLHADDDRHFSSWNYTVFTRELEIHGHDNLARNIAEQNFPDSVHIEAKVEQIHSAGRGN; translated from the coding sequence ATGACCTTTGTCACCCGTCTCACGCTCCAGAGCGGCGACCGCGCCGCTCTCGACGGTATCGTCGACGACATCAAAACGACCGCCGAACGGAAAGGCGCGGAACTGAAAGGACCACACTCCCATCCGCCGACCGACATCTCGGTCCCACAGCGGTGTCGGCTACACGCCGACGACGACCGACACTTCTCTTCTTGGAATTACACTGTCTTCACCCGCGAACTCGAGATTCACGGCCACGACAATCTCGCGCGCAACATCGCCGAACAGAATTTCCCGGACTCGGTTCACATCGAAGCCAAGGTGGAACAGATCCACAGCGCCGGTCGTGGTAACTGA
- a CDS encoding DUF4013 domain-containing protein yields MLDDAPSYPFRGPWLERTARGSLLVLGSVLLAPAVLLAGYCIRVLEATFEGREEPPPLEGWRDLSRRGVGAVAIGCCYLVGPLVVGAVAGVALGSVGYYALGVLAPLVTSEAAIWGVSLVAAAIAALLALVFVAVTLVIYYLLPAALAVYARTGTVRAAFDRSTLQGIALSGRYFLSMAVLQLLPLVVPVVAVVCLLTVVGTVVLPAIPFVAVLVSFRLVGVAVADASGRVVDNHERVPERVPAD; encoded by the coding sequence ATGCTCGACGACGCTCCGTCGTACCCGTTCCGTGGCCCGTGGCTCGAGCGGACGGCTCGTGGCAGCCTGCTCGTCCTTGGCAGCGTCCTACTCGCTCCCGCCGTCTTGCTCGCCGGCTACTGCATCCGCGTCCTCGAGGCGACGTTCGAAGGGCGCGAGGAACCGCCACCGCTCGAGGGGTGGCGCGACCTCTCGAGACGAGGCGTCGGGGCCGTAGCGATCGGGTGTTGCTATCTCGTCGGTCCGCTCGTCGTGGGCGCAGTCGCGGGAGTCGCGCTCGGCAGCGTCGGCTACTACGCTCTCGGTGTGCTCGCACCGCTGGTGACGAGCGAAGCCGCGATCTGGGGGGTCAGCCTCGTCGCGGCGGCGATCGCGGCGCTGCTCGCGCTCGTGTTCGTCGCGGTCACGCTAGTGATCTACTACCTCCTGCCGGCCGCACTCGCGGTCTACGCACGGACCGGGACCGTCCGCGCCGCGTTCGATCGCTCGACTCTCCAGGGGATCGCCCTGAGCGGCCGCTACTTCCTCTCGATGGCGGTCCTCCAGTTGCTCCCGCTGGTGGTCCCGGTCGTCGCCGTCGTCTGTCTGCTCACGGTGGTCGGCACCGTCGTCCTGCCGGCGATCCCCTTCGTCGCCGTACTCGTCAGTTTCCGGCTGGTCGGCGTCGCCGTCGCGGACGCGAGCGGGCGCGTGGTCGACAACCACGAGAGAGTTCCCGAACGCGTCCCCGCGGACTGA
- a CDS encoding bis(5'-nucleosyl)-tetraphosphatase, which translates to MAVEATSAGAILFRDTRGRREYLLLKSRPGDWEFPKGGVEGDEELQQTAIREVKEEAGIEEFRLLDGFREDYNYVFEANGKTIHKTVHLFIAKSYEASAELSNEHRDLQWRDYEQAVNTVTQDGPREILEQAHEFLDEREEDEE; encoded by the coding sequence ATGGCAGTCGAAGCTACGAGCGCAGGCGCGATCCTCTTCCGCGACACGCGGGGCCGGCGCGAGTATCTTCTACTCAAGAGCCGCCCAGGCGACTGGGAGTTTCCCAAGGGCGGTGTCGAAGGAGATGAAGAGCTACAACAGACGGCGATCCGCGAAGTAAAGGAAGAGGCAGGTATCGAAGAGTTCCGGCTACTCGACGGCTTTCGCGAAGACTACAACTACGTCTTCGAGGCGAACGGCAAGACGATCCACAAGACCGTTCACCTCTTCATCGCGAAATCCTACGAGGCCAGTGCAGAACTCTCTAACGAACATCGCGACCTACAGTGGCGCGATTACGAACAGGCAGTAAACACCGTCACCCAGGACGGTCCACGCGAAATTCTCGAGCAGGCCCACGAGTTCCTCGACGAGCGCGAAGAGGACGAAGAGTAG
- the ftsZ gene encoding cell division protein FtsZ, whose translation MDSLIDDAIDEAEDGEGQIPAHPADESPQGSSTDDESRDSGTMTDDELEDVLEDLQTEITVVGCGGAGGNTIDRMYQEGIHGAKLVAANTDVQHLVEIEADTKILMGEEKTGGRGAGSLPQVGEEAALESQGDIYEAIDGSDMVFVTAGLGGGTGTGSAPVVAKAAREAGALTIAIVTTPFTAEGEVRRTNAEAGLERLRDVSDTVIVVPNDRLLDSVGKLPVRQAFKVSDEVLMRSVKGITELITKPGLVNLDFADVRTVMERGGVAMIGLGESDSEAKAEDSVKTALRSPLLDVDISGASSALVNVTGGNDMSIEEAEGVVEEIYDRIDPDARIIWGTSIDENLEGNMRTMIVVTGVQSPQIYGQPDGESVQPEMGPGQGGNIDMVD comes from the coding sequence ATGGACTCACTCATCGACGACGCCATCGACGAGGCCGAAGACGGGGAGGGACAGATACCCGCACACCCCGCAGACGAGTCGCCCCAGGGCTCGTCGACCGACGACGAGAGCCGCGACAGCGGAACGATGACCGACGACGAACTTGAAGACGTTCTCGAGGACCTCCAGACTGAAATCACAGTCGTCGGCTGTGGCGGTGCCGGCGGGAACACCATCGACCGGATGTACCAGGAGGGTATCCACGGGGCGAAACTCGTCGCCGCGAACACCGACGTCCAGCACTTGGTCGAAATCGAAGCCGACACCAAAATCCTGATGGGTGAAGAGAAGACCGGCGGCCGCGGTGCCGGGTCTCTCCCGCAGGTCGGCGAAGAAGCCGCCCTCGAGAGCCAGGGCGACATCTACGAGGCCATCGACGGCTCGGACATGGTCTTCGTCACCGCCGGACTCGGCGGCGGGACCGGTACTGGCTCCGCACCGGTCGTCGCGAAGGCCGCCCGCGAGGCCGGCGCATTGACGATCGCGATCGTCACGACCCCCTTCACCGCGGAAGGCGAGGTCCGGCGCACCAACGCCGAAGCCGGCCTCGAGCGACTGCGAGACGTTTCCGACACTGTCATCGTCGTTCCCAACGACCGGCTGCTCGATTCGGTCGGGAAGTTGCCGGTCAGACAGGCGTTCAAGGTCAGCGACGAGGTCCTGATGCGGTCGGTCAAAGGGATCACGGAACTTATCACGAAACCCGGCCTCGTCAACCTCGACTTCGCCGACGTCCGGACCGTCATGGAACGTGGTGGCGTCGCGATGATCGGTCTGGGCGAGTCCGACTCGGAGGCAAAGGCCGAAGACTCGGTCAAAACCGCACTCCGTTCGCCGCTGCTGGACGTCGACATCTCCGGTGCCAGTTCTGCACTGGTCAACGTCACCGGCGGCAACGACATGTCCATCGAGGAAGCAGAGGGCGTCGTCGAAGAAATCTACGACCGGATCGACCCCGACGCTCGCATCATCTGGGGGACCTCGATCGACGAGAACCTCGAAGGCAACATGCGGACGATGATCGTCGTCACCGGCGTCCAGTCCCCACAGATCTACGGCCAGCCCGACGGCGAGTCGGTCCAGCCAGAGATGGGGCCGGGACAGGGCGGCAACATCGACATGGTCGACTAA